The Sphingomicrobium sp. genome has a window encoding:
- the recJ gene encoding single-stranded-DNA-specific exonuclease RecJ codes for MAAALNIERSVTGQPWRWRRPPADEPGMDALIDELLMARGVAREDLARHREPKIRDFLPDPSCFQDMDKGAKRLADAVERGETIAIFGDYDVDGATSAALLVLLLRRLGADPVTYIPDRLMEGYGPSGKALCELKANGAHLAVCVDCGAQAFEALEEAKAAELDVIVVDHHQCASLLPVAYALINPNRLDESEDGASHGHLAAVGMAFLLGVALLRELRGRGFFWSKSEPKMLDLLDLVALGTVADVARLKTLNRAFVTQGLKIMGARQNIGLAALIEASRLTRDPICRDLGFALGPRINAGGRVGKSDLGVRLLTATDPEEARSIAAELDRLNEERRAIEMLVTEQALAQAETQADAPVITVMSGGWHQGVIGIVAGRVKERFGRPAIVIAECEDGTGKGSGRSISGVDLGAAVLAAKESGLLIAGGGHAMAAGLTLPAGGLEPFRAFINDRLAADVERSRSDRALLLDALLAPGGVAAALCDALNAAGPYGAGWPSPRVAAGPARLLKTGIVGDGHVRGIACGDDGKSFKFIAFRSAATELGQALLSSAADARWWLAGTIKRDEWNGGNNAEMHLDDAALA; via the coding sequence GTGGCAGCCGCTCTGAACATCGAACGATCCGTGACCGGGCAGCCGTGGCGCTGGCGGCGCCCGCCGGCTGACGAGCCCGGCATGGACGCGCTCATCGACGAGCTGCTGATGGCCCGCGGCGTCGCGCGCGAGGATCTCGCCCGGCATCGCGAACCGAAGATCCGCGACTTCCTTCCCGACCCCAGCTGCTTCCAGGACATGGACAAGGGGGCCAAGCGGCTGGCCGACGCGGTCGAACGCGGCGAGACGATCGCCATCTTCGGCGACTACGACGTCGACGGCGCGACCAGCGCCGCGCTTCTGGTGCTGCTGCTCCGGCGGCTCGGCGCCGACCCGGTCACCTATATCCCCGACCGGCTGATGGAGGGCTATGGCCCGTCGGGTAAGGCGCTGTGCGAATTGAAGGCGAACGGCGCGCATCTTGCCGTCTGCGTCGATTGCGGGGCCCAGGCCTTCGAGGCACTCGAAGAAGCCAAGGCGGCCGAGCTCGACGTGATCGTCGTGGACCACCACCAATGCGCCAGCCTGCTTCCCGTCGCCTATGCGCTGATCAACCCCAACCGGCTGGACGAAAGCGAGGACGGGGCGTCACACGGCCATCTCGCCGCGGTCGGCATGGCCTTCCTGCTCGGCGTCGCCTTGCTTCGCGAGCTGCGCGGCCGCGGCTTCTTCTGGAGCAAGAGCGAGCCGAAGATGCTCGACCTGCTCGACCTTGTCGCGCTCGGCACCGTCGCGGACGTCGCGCGGCTGAAGACGCTCAATCGTGCCTTCGTCACGCAGGGCCTGAAGATCATGGGCGCGCGGCAGAACATCGGCCTCGCCGCGCTGATCGAAGCGTCGCGGCTGACCCGCGATCCGATCTGCCGCGACCTCGGCTTTGCGCTGGGGCCGCGGATCAACGCCGGCGGGCGGGTCGGCAAATCGGATCTCGGCGTCCGGCTGCTGACCGCGACCGACCCGGAGGAGGCGCGGAGCATCGCCGCCGAGCTCGACCGCCTCAACGAGGAACGCCGCGCGATCGAAATGCTGGTGACCGAACAGGCGCTGGCACAGGCGGAAACCCAAGCCGACGCGCCAGTCATCACCGTCATGAGCGGCGGCTGGCACCAGGGCGTGATCGGCATCGTCGCCGGGCGGGTGAAGGAACGGTTCGGGCGCCCGGCGATCGTGATTGCCGAGTGCGAGGACGGCACCGGCAAAGGCTCCGGCCGGTCGATCAGCGGCGTCGATCTCGGCGCTGCGGTTCTTGCGGCGAAGGAGAGCGGGCTGCTGATCGCCGGGGGCGGGCATGCGATGGCGGCGGGCCTGACCCTGCCCGCGGGTGGGCTCGAGCCTTTCCGCGCCTTCATCAACGACCGCCTCGCTGCGGACGTCGAGCGTTCGCGCAGCGACCGGGCGTTGCTGCTCGATGCCCTCCTCGCGCCGGGCGGGGTGGCGGCGGCGCTGTGCGATGCGCTCAATGCCGCTGGACCCTATGGCGCCGGCTGGCCGAGCCCGCGCGTCGCGGCGGGGCCGGCGCGGCTGCTCAAGACCGGGATCGTCGGAGACGGCCACGTCCGCGGGATTGCCTGCGGCGATGACGGCAAGAGCTTCAAGTTCATCGCCTTCCGCAGCGCCGCGACCGAGCTCGGCCAGGCACTCCTGTCATCGGCCGCCGACGCCCGCTGGTGGCTGGCCGGCACGATCAAGCGCGACGAGTGGAACGGCGGCAACAATGCGGAAATGCATCTCGACGACGCTGCACTTGCTTGA
- the glpX gene encoding class II fructose-bisphosphatase — MNRADAASNTLDRVLVLEMVRVTEAAAIASARWIGRGDKHSADQAAVEAMRNALNELPMDGTVVIGEGERDEAPMLYIGEKVGCAQDSGPGIDIALDPLEGTDLTASGGPNALAVLAIAEKGCLLNAPDTYMQKIAIGPGYPEGTIDLKATVADNIGSVAKAKGVEPSEIIACVLDRPRHESIIAELRALGCGVRLIPDGDVAGVIATADPETGIDIYMGSGGAPEGVLAAAALRCVGGQIQGQLLFRNDDEVERARRWGIDDLDRVYSLKDMAKGDCIFAATGVTDGSLLKGVHRRKDCTTTESIVMRASTGTIRRVSTEYRDLKHRGL, encoded by the coding sequence ATGAATCGCGCCGACGCCGCCAGCAACACTCTCGACCGGGTCCTCGTGCTCGAAATGGTGCGGGTCACCGAAGCGGCGGCGATCGCGTCGGCGCGCTGGATCGGCCGCGGCGACAAGCATTCGGCGGACCAGGCGGCGGTCGAGGCGATGCGCAACGCGCTAAACGAGCTGCCGATGGACGGCACCGTGGTGATCGGCGAGGGCGAGCGCGACGAAGCGCCGATGCTCTATATCGGCGAAAAGGTCGGCTGCGCGCAGGACAGCGGGCCGGGCATCGATATCGCCCTCGATCCGCTCGAGGGCACCGACCTTACGGCCAGCGGCGGCCCGAACGCCCTTGCGGTCCTGGCGATCGCCGAAAAAGGCTGCCTGCTCAACGCTCCCGACACCTACATGCAGAAGATCGCGATCGGTCCCGGCTATCCGGAAGGCACGATCGACCTGAAGGCGACGGTCGCCGACAACATCGGGTCGGTGGCGAAGGCCAAGGGCGTGGAACCGAGCGAAATCATCGCCTGCGTGCTCGATCGCCCGCGCCACGAGTCCATCATCGCGGAGCTTCGCGCGCTCGGATGCGGCGTGCGGCTGATCCCCGACGGCGACGTCGCCGGCGTCATCGCCACCGCGGACCCGGAGACGGGCATCGACATCTACATGGGCAGTGGCGGCGCGCCCGAGGGCGTTCTCGCCGCGGCTGCGCTTCGCTGCGTCGGCGGTCAAATTCAGGGCCAGCTCCTTTTCCGCAACGACGACGAGGTGGAACGCGCCCGCCGCTGGGGCATCGACGACCTCGACCGCGTCTACAGCCTGAAAGACATGGCCAAGGGCGACTGCATCTTCGCCGCCACCGGCGTCACGGACGGCTCGCTTCTGAAGGGTGTCCACCGCCGCAAGGATTGCACGACGACCGAAAGCATCGTCATGCGCGCCAGCACCGGCACCATCCGCCGTGTGTCCACAGAATATCGCGATCTCAAGCATCGCGGGCTCTAG
- a CDS encoding DUF2721 domain-containing protein, whose amino-acid sequence MFETPDALNVTTIAEIVRLAVAPVFLLSGIGAFLNVCASRLSRIVDRSRDVEPRLLASRGLEHDRWLGELRTLDRRMRLVSWTISLSVFSAVLTCAVVILLFSASLTALHIATAISWLFIASMIAIGLAFGIFLIETQLGSRAVRVRSELLQHRAVDEGASASYRGRATREPHDT is encoded by the coding sequence ATGTTCGAAACGCCCGATGCGCTGAATGTCACGACCATCGCCGAGATCGTGCGTCTGGCGGTCGCGCCGGTGTTCCTGCTGAGCGGCATCGGCGCGTTCCTCAACGTGTGCGCATCGCGGCTGTCGCGGATCGTCGACCGGTCGCGTGACGTCGAGCCGCGCCTGCTGGCCAGCCGCGGGCTCGAGCACGACCGCTGGCTCGGCGAATTGCGGACGCTCGACCGCCGCATGCGCCTGGTCAGCTGGACCATTTCGCTGTCCGTCTTCTCGGCCGTGCTGACCTGCGCGGTCGTCATCCTGCTGTTCAGCGCCAGCCTGACGGCGCTTCACATCGCCACCGCGATCTCCTGGCTGTTCATCGCCTCGATGATCGCCATCGGCCTAGCGTTCGGCATTTTCCTCATCGAGACCCAACTCGGTTCGCGCGCGGTGCGGGTGCGCAGCGAACTTCTCCAGCATCGCGCGGTGGACGAGGGCGCGAGCGCCTCCTATCGCGGCCGCGCAACAAGGGAGCCTCACGACACATGA
- a CDS encoding diacylglycerol kinase family protein, whose amino-acid sequence MARVQAVLNRGSGTLAAAPDLAERVRKALEDAGVDAEVGLFSGKDCAIRSAEAAERGDPLLIVGGGDGTISAAASALAGTETRLAILPLGTLNHFARDLGIPPALDDAARLIAAGSERRVDLGEVNGRIFINNSAVGLYPLMVLDRDLQQRRLGRSKRLAMLVASVRTLARFNHRRLTLTINDELAERVDTPLLFVGNNDYRTDIGAAGRRESLEDGSLSLFVMRKKTRAGFIAAVLRALLDRTRDDDMERLDNVQRLRVTGRRKHVAISLDGEVVAAELPLDYRIRAKALRVIAP is encoded by the coding sequence ATGGCGCGAGTACAGGCAGTCCTGAACCGCGGCAGCGGCACCCTGGCCGCGGCGCCGGACCTCGCCGAGCGCGTCCGCAAAGCGCTTGAGGATGCCGGCGTGGACGCGGAGGTCGGGCTTTTCAGCGGCAAGGACTGCGCGATCCGCTCCGCGGAGGCGGCGGAGCGCGGCGACCCGCTGCTGATCGTCGGCGGCGGCGACGGAACGATCAGCGCCGCCGCGTCGGCTCTCGCCGGCACTGAAACGCGCCTCGCCATCTTGCCGCTCGGGACGCTCAACCATTTCGCGCGCGATCTCGGCATTCCGCCGGCCCTTGACGACGCGGCACGGCTGATCGCCGCCGGCAGCGAACGGCGGGTCGACCTCGGCGAGGTCAATGGCCGCATCTTTATCAACAACAGTGCCGTCGGCCTGTATCCCTTGATGGTGCTCGACCGCGACCTCCAGCAGCGCCGGCTGGGACGGAGCAAGCGCCTGGCGATGCTCGTCGCCTCGGTCCGGACGCTCGCGCGCTTCAACCATCGGCGGCTGACGCTAACGATCAACGACGAACTGGCCGAGCGCGTCGACACGCCTTTGCTGTTCGTCGGCAACAATGACTATCGCACCGACATCGGCGCAGCCGGGCGGCGCGAAAGCCTCGAGGACGGCAGCTTGAGCCTGTTCGTGATGCGCAAGAAGACGCGCGCGGGCTTCATCGCCGCGGTGCTGCGGGCGCTGCTCGACCGGACTCGTGACGACGACATGGAACGGCTCGACAATGTCCAGCGGCTGCGCGTGACGGGGCGGCGAAAGCATGTCGCCATCTCGCTCGATGGCGAGGTCGTGGCTGCCGAGCTGCCGCTCGATTACCGCATCCGCGCCAAGGCGCTTCGGGTGATCGCTCCTTAA
- a CDS encoding DUF3617 domain-containing protein, with protein sequence MRYAVLLIGCALPLAACNQSPEVKAKDASVEEVAKKVREAGGDQSMIRAGLWQSKVTIEQLDMPGMPPEMASRMKTMMAQNQPHGFETCLTAEDVKRPKEDFFAGKNNQCRYDHFTMGSGKIDAAMRCGSKEGTQVMQMAGTYSPESYQVQTAMNMETKGHDEGGMAMRLRVEAHRVGECTASQG encoded by the coding sequence ATGAGATATGCCGTTTTGCTGATCGGCTGCGCGCTGCCGCTCGCCGCCTGCAACCAGTCGCCCGAAGTGAAGGCCAAGGACGCCAGCGTCGAGGAAGTTGCAAAGAAGGTCCGCGAAGCGGGCGGGGACCAGAGCATGATCCGCGCCGGCCTGTGGCAGTCGAAGGTCACGATCGAGCAACTCGACATGCCGGGCATGCCGCCGGAAATGGCGTCGCGGATGAAGACGATGATGGCGCAGAACCAGCCGCACGGCTTCGAAACCTGCCTGACCGCCGAGGACGTGAAGCGTCCCAAGGAGGACTTCTTCGCGGGCAAGAACAATCAATGCCGCTACGACCATTTCACGATGGGCAGCGGCAAGATCGATGCGGCGATGCGCTGCGGCAGCAAGGAAGGCACGCAGGTCATGCAGATGGCCGGCACCTACTCGCCCGAAAGCTATCAGGTGCAGACCGCGATGAACATGGAAACCAAGGGCCACGACGAAGGCGGCATGGCGATGCGCCTGCGTGTCGAGGCCCACCGCGTCGGCGAGTGCACGGCTAGCCAGGGCTAA
- a CDS encoding HNH endonuclease, whose translation MGDHEASCWLCGRPIGTRVEYHHPLPKSRGGRETVPVHPICHRTLHKSFTNKELAVLPVDELRAKPELAAFLRWIASKPPDFHAPTHRRR comes from the coding sequence ATGGGCGATCATGAGGCGAGCTGCTGGCTGTGCGGACGGCCGATCGGCACCCGCGTCGAATATCATCATCCACTGCCCAAGAGCCGCGGCGGCCGGGAGACGGTGCCGGTTCATCCGATCTGCCATCGCACCTTGCACAAGAGCTTCACCAACAAGGAACTTGCAGTGCTGCCGGTGGATGAGCTGCGCGCAAAACCCGAGCTCGCCGCTTTTCTCCGCTGGATCGCATCCAAGCCGCCCGACTTCCACGCGCCGACGCACCGCCGCCGCTAG
- a CDS encoding outer membrane beta-barrel family protein has translation MRTQSFALHCSIAALAMCLAAPAAAQAQASTPQPAPKAQAPQQGITVTGQRADVVTSADRISFNVSKDLQAQTGTVADMLRNVPGVEVDLQGNVSLRGDPSVKILIDGRPSSVLSGDNRGDALNAMPAGQIERVEVITNPSAAMSPEGSGGVLNLITKRGRQGSKSATAKATFGGFDRLGLSLTGSSSANGTTINGDVNFRNFANDASIVQLRTRRDPATGNFVDSRLEGDIENKFNARMGKLSIDRDLDKSNRVSAEVNVRRFSIEGDRDDIFQSDLAAASYSRHSDVDASNRGVTGKLSWRRTLPGKDHELVVDLMADKGSFRREQRAVTDFAVAPNSYETIRNAFDQRLFNPKVDYKRPIGETGSLNLGYEGEYSTSKFDFYGARGPAESALVELPALTNEFDYGERVHAFYGTYDFSLGKLETHAGLRLEQVGLDIDQVTDGTSFDQHYFRAYPTVHFNYSLPKDQQLRASYSRRIQRPSPQDLNPYIIYLDPQSVRRGNPFLKPEITDSFEFGWQKRKSPSFLSLTAFYRRSTGGITDVITDIGGGTFLNTRSNLATARRVGVDAILNGKLSKTLTYNASSTLLWNEIDTRQAGFEKRSGTSVSVRGNMTWQPTKKDMFQLNAVYNGKQLIPQGYRLSSAILNLGYRRTINDRLNFTVSGQDVLSTGRQKLVVEGTDFRDRLTARGSGRTILFSLGYNWGKESKRKDAGFEFQQQGGGDIAQ, from the coding sequence ATGCGTACTCAGTCGTTCGCTCTGCACTGCTCAATTGCCGCCCTCGCCATGTGCCTCGCAGCACCGGCAGCGGCGCAGGCGCAGGCCAGCACCCCGCAACCGGCGCCCAAGGCGCAAGCCCCGCAGCAGGGAATCACCGTGACTGGCCAGCGCGCCGACGTCGTGACCAGCGCGGATCGCATCAGCTTCAACGTCAGCAAGGACCTGCAGGCCCAGACCGGCACCGTCGCCGACATGCTTCGCAACGTCCCCGGCGTCGAAGTCGACCTGCAGGGCAATGTCAGCTTGCGCGGCGACCCCAGCGTCAAGATCCTGATCGACGGACGGCCGTCGTCAGTGCTGAGCGGCGACAATCGCGGCGATGCCCTGAACGCCATGCCGGCCGGGCAGATCGAGCGGGTCGAGGTCATCACCAACCCGTCGGCGGCGATGAGCCCGGAAGGAAGCGGCGGCGTCCTCAACCTTATCACCAAGCGCGGACGGCAGGGCAGCAAGTCGGCGACCGCGAAGGCGACGTTCGGCGGGTTCGACCGCCTCGGACTCAGTCTCACCGGCTCCTCGTCGGCGAACGGCACGACCATCAACGGCGACGTCAATTTCCGCAACTTCGCCAACGATGCGTCGATCGTCCAACTGCGCACGCGCCGCGACCCGGCGACCGGCAACTTCGTCGACAGCCGCCTCGAAGGAGACATCGAAAACAAGTTCAATGCGCGGATGGGCAAGCTGTCGATCGACCGCGACCTCGACAAGTCGAACCGCGTAAGCGCCGAGGTCAATGTTCGCCGCTTCTCCATCGAAGGCGACCGGGACGACATATTCCAGAGCGATCTGGCCGCGGCGTCCTACAGCCGGCACAGCGACGTCGACGCCTCGAACCGCGGCGTCACCGGCAAGCTGTCGTGGCGCCGGACGCTGCCCGGCAAGGACCACGAACTCGTCGTCGACCTCATGGCCGACAAGGGCAGCTTCCGCCGCGAACAGCGCGCCGTCACGGATTTCGCGGTGGCGCCGAACTCGTACGAGACGATCCGCAATGCGTTCGACCAAAGGCTGTTCAACCCGAAGGTCGACTACAAAAGGCCGATCGGCGAAACCGGATCGCTCAACCTCGGCTACGAGGGCGAATATTCGACCAGCAAGTTCGACTTCTACGGCGCCCGCGGCCCCGCGGAAAGTGCGCTGGTGGAGCTACCGGCGCTGACCAACGAGTTCGATTATGGCGAGCGCGTGCATGCCTTTTACGGCACCTACGACTTCAGTCTCGGCAAACTTGAAACCCACGCCGGGCTGCGGCTCGAACAGGTCGGGCTGGACATCGACCAGGTGACCGACGGCACCTCGTTCGACCAGCATTATTTCCGCGCCTATCCGACGGTTCACTTCAACTACTCGCTGCCGAAGGACCAGCAGCTGCGGGCCAGCTACAGCCGCCGCATCCAGCGCCCGTCGCCGCAGGACCTCAACCCCTACATCATCTACCTCGACCCGCAGAGCGTGCGCCGCGGAAATCCGTTCCTGAAGCCGGAGATCACCGACTCGTTCGAGTTCGGCTGGCAGAAGCGCAAGAGCCCGTCGTTCCTGTCGCTGACCGCCTTCTACCGCCGCTCGACCGGCGGCATCACCGACGTCATTACCGACATCGGCGGCGGCACCTTCCTCAACACGCGGTCGAACCTCGCAACGGCGCGGCGCGTCGGCGTCGACGCGATCCTCAACGGCAAGCTCAGCAAGACGCTCACCTACAATGCGTCCAGCACCTTGTTGTGGAACGAGATCGACACGCGCCAGGCGGGCTTTGAAAAACGCTCGGGAACCAGCGTCAGCGTGCGCGGCAACATGACCTGGCAGCCGACCAAGAAGGACATGTTCCAGCTGAACGCCGTGTACAACGGCAAGCAGCTGATCCCGCAGGGCTACCGGCTCTCGAGCGCAATCCTCAACTTGGGTTACCGCCGCACGATCAACGACCGCCTTAACTTCACCGTCAGCGGCCAGGACGTCCTCAGCACCGGGCGCCAGAAGCTGGTGGTCGAAGGCACGGACTTCCGCGACCGGCTGACCGCTCGCGGGAGCGGCCGCACCATCCTGTTCTCGCTCGGCTATAACTGGGGCAAGGAAAGCAAGCGCAAGGACGCGGGCTTCGAGTTCCAGCAGCAGGGCGGCGGCGACATCGCCCAATAA
- a CDS encoding glycosyltransferase family 2 protein produces the protein MSSARLPLSYVLPIAASASQDQALSTYLRALRALVDDLIVVDGSPPDIFRAHASVWGGVARHVRPAVQTANGKVGGVITGVRLARQEVVIVADDDVRYGRAELERMIALLEEHEVVRPQNFFHPLPWHARWDTARSLLNRLGGGDWPGTLGLRRSALMAAGGYSGDVLFENLELVRTIKAAGGREAVPLDLFVERRPPETHHFLNQRVRQAYDEWARPGRLAAQLSLLPLAVVTARRRPGLLALAVGMAVAAAELGRRKGGGERVFPATSALWAPAWLAERAVTSWLAVGTRLLLGGVRYRSARLRDAATPMKKLKARLEA, from the coding sequence ATGAGCTCTGCGCGCCTGCCACTGAGTTACGTGCTGCCGATCGCCGCGTCCGCGTCGCAAGATCAGGCGCTCTCGACATATTTGAGAGCGCTCCGCGCCTTGGTCGACGACCTGATCGTCGTCGACGGCTCGCCGCCCGACATATTCCGGGCCCATGCGAGCGTGTGGGGCGGCGTCGCGCGGCACGTCCGTCCCGCGGTGCAGACGGCCAACGGCAAGGTCGGCGGCGTAATCACGGGAGTCCGCCTCGCGCGACAGGAAGTGGTGATCGTCGCCGACGACGATGTGCGCTACGGGCGCGCAGAGCTCGAGCGGATGATCGCGCTGCTCGAAGAGCATGAGGTCGTCCGCCCGCAGAACTTCTTTCATCCGCTACCGTGGCACGCCCGCTGGGATACAGCGCGGTCGCTGCTCAACCGGCTCGGCGGCGGCGATTGGCCGGGAACGCTTGGGCTGCGCCGTTCCGCTTTGATGGCGGCCGGCGGCTATTCGGGCGATGTCCTGTTCGAGAACCTCGAGCTGGTTCGAACGATCAAGGCTGCAGGCGGGCGCGAAGCCGTGCCGCTCGACCTGTTCGTCGAGCGACGGCCGCCCGAGACGCACCATTTCCTCAATCAGCGCGTCCGCCAGGCTTATGACGAATGGGCGCGCCCGGGCCGGCTGGCTGCGCAGCTTTCGCTGCTTCCGCTGGCCGTGGTCACGGCACGGCGCCGGCCCGGGCTGCTTGCATTGGCCGTCGGCATGGCCGTTGCTGCCGCCGAGCTCGGCCGCCGAAAAGGCGGAGGCGAGCGCGTCTTTCCGGCGACCAGCGCCTTGTGGGCACCTGCCTGGCTCGCCGAACGGGCAGTCACCTCCTGGCTCGCCGTGGGAACCCGGCTGCTGCTGGGCGGCGTCCGCTACCGCAGCGCACGGCTGCGCGATGCCGCAACTCCGATGAAGAAGCTCAAGGCCAGGCTCGAAGCTTAA
- the gntA gene encoding guanitoxin biosynthesis heme-dependent pre-guanitoxin N-hydroxylase GntA: MPVDENLARERREELLSTIADEHFPCVGAKSALARGQLKTLVCRSIDSAWDDVRIHSALLDWVRDYRRDPQGLRSLAIIFDGPQNLGEREFECRMWERLQSLADKDDWRGQAYDRRVSADPDDPHFALSFGGTAFFIVGLHPNASRPARRAPRPTMVFNLHDQFERLRAEGRYERMRETIIKRDVALAGSPNPMLARFGEASAARQYSGRLVGSDWRCPFHDPRAK, encoded by the coding sequence ATGCCGGTGGACGAAAATCTTGCGCGCGAACGGCGGGAGGAGCTGCTGTCGACGATCGCCGACGAGCATTTTCCCTGCGTCGGCGCCAAGTCAGCGCTGGCGCGCGGGCAGCTCAAGACGCTCGTCTGCCGGTCGATCGACAGTGCGTGGGACGATGTCCGCATCCACTCGGCGCTGCTCGACTGGGTCCGCGACTACCGGCGCGATCCGCAGGGCCTGCGCAGCCTCGCCATCATCTTCGACGGTCCGCAAAACCTCGGCGAACGCGAGTTCGAATGCCGGATGTGGGAACGGCTGCAGTCGCTCGCGGACAAGGACGATTGGCGCGGGCAGGCCTATGACCGCCGGGTCAGCGCCGATCCCGATGACCCGCATTTCGCATTGAGCTTCGGCGGCACCGCATTCTTCATCGTCGGGCTGCATCCGAACGCGTCGCGCCCGGCGCGCCGCGCGCCGCGGCCGACCATGGTGTTCAATCTTCACGACCAGTTCGAACGGCTGCGCGCGGAGGGCCGGTACGAACGGATGCGCGAGACGATCATCAAGCGCGACGTGGCGCTGGCCGGCAGCCCCAACCCGATGCTCGCACGCTTCGGGGAAGCGAGCGCCGCCCGGCAATATAGCGGCCGCCTCGTCGGCAGCGACTGGCGCTGCCCGTTCCACGACCCTCGCGCCAAATGA
- a CDS encoding urea carboxylase-associated family protein translates to MSIREIAPRTGVAFRLDKGQVLRVIDPEGVQVSDLLAYNAEDVREVVSNGRTFDYEETIALTAGNRLWSNRSNPMLAIVEDTVGRHDFLLTPCSEATFRHFYPEHPVHRGCFGNLAEALAPFGVEPDMIPCAFNLFMNVPVASDGSLRVDPPVSRPGDYIRLRAEMDLVIGLTACSAYASNGGSFKPIHYEVEAQRLS, encoded by the coding sequence ATGAGCATCCGCGAGATCGCGCCCCGCACCGGCGTCGCCTTCCGGCTGGATAAGGGTCAGGTGCTGCGGGTCATCGATCCCGAAGGGGTGCAGGTGTCCGACCTGCTGGCATACAATGCCGAGGACGTGCGCGAGGTCGTCTCCAACGGCCGGACCTTCGACTATGAGGAAACAATCGCGCTGACGGCCGGCAATCGCTTGTGGTCGAACCGATCCAACCCGATGCTTGCGATCGTCGAAGACACGGTCGGGCGGCACGACTTCCTGCTGACCCCGTGCAGCGAGGCGACTTTCCGCCACTTCTATCCCGAACATCCTGTCCACCGCGGCTGCTTCGGCAATCTCGCGGAGGCGCTTGCACCTTTTGGCGTCGAGCCGGACATGATCCCCTGCGCCTTCAACCTGTTCATGAACGTGCCGGTGGCGTCGGACGGCAGCTTGCGGGTCGACCCGCCGGTCAGCCGCCCCGGCGATTATATCCGCCTGCGCGCGGAGATGGACCTGGTGATCGGCCTCACCGCTTGCTCCGCCTATGCGTCGAACGGCGGCTCCTTCAAACCGATCCACTACGAAGTGGAAGCGCAACGACTCTCGTAG